From the Candidatus Bathyarchaeia archaeon genome, one window contains:
- a CDS encoding LAGLIDADG family homing endonuclease — translation MESRKRRKKRSKNHPSKFKIRVRYKYHYYRWINTQDYGSFKDIYEKYKDKGYSFWCVPKGDSVFTNPGLESMGEHLDSIVSANGNYELPSRYFERDYAGDLVVVKPFLLPETRLTPEHPVLACESNPQKSKWYDRQSRPSLKKTWKSAGELTENDWVFFPRFRGNREGDPELLYLLGLYMAEGYPTGNQVYFALGRTERQLAEHILRMAEKHWNVKGTINRHRTGLLVRFSKPSFADFMRKEFGSRAVRKKIPSWILEQKDPQPFLEGWLKGDGFKRGNTWRLTTSSKTAAYQALLMGSRLGILPAIYEDDRKERGMIQGRKVNAKPSYEIRFHQDGSKYSNKESHVVKTDNGFWVKINKIEREKFSGKVCNMETPSNTYLLSFIVHNCADLPPEYSSQDGTWTGYRLDGDKTHTESTLKRYGRHKAWIDSSYKFEGKPVILVYNAA, via the coding sequence AGACATCTACGAAAAATACAAAGACAAAGGGTACTCCTTCTGGTGCGTGCCAAAGGGAGACTCAGTGTTCACTAACCCCGGATTAGAATCGATGGGCGAGCACCTAGACTCGATAGTATCGGCGAATGGAAACTATGAGCTTCCATCTCGATACTTTGAGAGAGACTATGCCGGCGATCTTGTTGTCGTAAAGCCATTCCTTCTTCCGGAAACGAGGTTGACTCCGGAACATCCTGTCTTAGCCTGCGAGTCAAATCCGCAAAAATCGAAGTGGTACGATCGTCAATCGAGACCATCGCTCAAGAAGACTTGGAAGTCCGCCGGAGAGCTAACAGAGAATGATTGGGTCTTCTTCCCACGATTCAGAGGGAATCGAGAAGGCGATCCTGAGCTCCTCTATCTTCTAGGGCTGTACATGGCTGAAGGATACCCCACTGGCAACCAGGTATACTTCGCACTCGGACGCACAGAACGGCAACTTGCCGAACACATCCTTCGGATGGCAGAAAAACACTGGAACGTCAAAGGCACGATCAACCGTCACAGAACCGGTCTTCTCGTACGCTTTTCCAAACCATCTTTTGCGGATTTCATGAGGAAAGAGTTTGGCAGCAGAGCGGTCAGGAAGAAGATCCCATCGTGGATTCTTGAACAAAAAGATCCTCAACCCTTCCTCGAAGGATGGCTAAAAGGAGACGGGTTCAAACGTGGAAACACGTGGAGACTCACAACGTCATCCAAGACGGCCGCGTACCAAGCGCTGCTCATGGGTTCTCGGCTCGGCATTCTGCCGGCCATTTACGAGGATGACAGAAAGGAGCGAGGGATGATCCAAGGGCGAAAGGTCAACGCGAAGCCCTCATACGAGATTCGATTCCATCAAGACGGCAGCAAGTATTCAAACAAGGAAAGTCACGTTGTAAAGACGGATAACGGATTCTGGGTCAAGATAAACAAGATCGAGCGAGAGAAATTCTCGGGCAAAGTCTGTAACATGGAGACGCCGTCAAACACCTACCTTCTGTCCTTCATCGTACACAATTGCGCGGATCTACCACCGGAATATTCCAGCCAGGACGGAACATGGACAGGCTACAGGCTAGACGGAGACAAGACTCATACAGAATCTACACTGAAGAGGTATGGGCGCCACAAGGCGTGGATCGACAGCAGCTACAAGTTCGAAGGAAAGCCAGTAATCCTCGTCTATAATGCAGCCTGA
- a CDS encoding MFS transporter, whose protein sequence is METTVERETLWQNSDFLKLWTSETISQFGSQFTGLALPLTAIIILGAKSVEVGVLNFAGSVPWLLFGLIAGVWIDRHRKQRIMVTSNILRGTILALIPVTAALGIITKLGLPFLYAISFCVGFLQVFFDITYQSYLPSLVRRDQLVEGNRNLQASASTAQVAGPTIAGIVISIITAPIAIAVDAASFFASALSLGRIGHEEVIDTEIVRPSVLADIREGLHVVFGNRMLRMIAGCTGTSNFFGTALGTLFLLYLIEPSPAGLGVSENLAGVTAGIIFSVASVGALVGVAVSTRVAKSIGVGPAILVSILIAGLGAIPYYLSGSLTASPLLTIGGFGVNWSMLAIMGGQFVSFIGTIVYNVNQVSLRQAIVPLRLQGRMNATMRFLVWGTIPLGAIAGGLLGEFLGLRTAIGIAILGGSLAFLWVLFSPVRSLKTIPQHTE, encoded by the coding sequence ATGGAGACGACGGTCGAGAGAGAGACGCTCTGGCAGAATTCCGATTTCCTGAAGCTCTGGACCTCTGAGACCATCTCCCAGTTTGGCAGCCAGTTCACCGGGCTAGCCCTTCCTCTAACAGCCATCATCATTCTGGGCGCAAAGTCCGTAGAGGTCGGAGTACTCAACTTCGCGGGCTCCGTTCCGTGGCTGCTCTTCGGGCTGATAGCAGGGGTCTGGATCGACCGGCATCGCAAACAGCGCATTATGGTCACATCCAACATTCTCCGGGGCACAATACTTGCTCTGATTCCAGTCACCGCCGCCTTAGGAATCATAACCAAACTTGGCCTTCCATTTCTCTACGCGATCAGTTTCTGCGTCGGGTTCCTACAGGTCTTCTTCGACATCACATACCAATCATACCTGCCCTCTCTCGTACGCAGGGACCAGCTGGTCGAAGGAAATCGCAACCTACAAGCGAGCGCCTCCACCGCCCAGGTTGCGGGACCTACGATAGCGGGAATTGTCATCAGTATAATCACCGCGCCCATCGCTATTGCCGTTGACGCTGCCTCGTTCTTCGCGTCCGCACTTTCGCTAGGACGGATAGGTCATGAAGAGGTGATCGACACTGAAATCGTGAGGCCTTCGGTACTCGCTGATATCCGAGAAGGGCTCCATGTGGTTTTCGGCAACAGAATGCTTCGGATGATCGCAGGTTGTACAGGAACTTCCAATTTCTTCGGAACCGCGCTGGGCACGCTCTTTCTGCTCTACCTCATCGAGCCTAGCCCCGCTGGACTTGGAGTTTCTGAGAATCTGGCGGGAGTCACTGCCGGAATTATCTTCAGCGTGGCAAGCGTAGGCGCTCTTGTCGGCGTGGCGGTCTCTACTCGGGTGGCTAAGAGTATTGGAGTTGGACCCGCCATACTCGTGAGCATCCTCATTGCTGGACTTGGCGCCATTCCTTACTACCTGTCTGGCTCTCTTACCGCCTCTCCCCTCCTTACCATAGGAGGATTTGGGGTCAACTGGAGCATGCTAGCCATCATGGGAGGTCAGTTCGTCAGCTTCATCGGGACTATCGTATACAACGTCAACCAGGTCAGCTTGAGACAGGCAATCGTTCCACTTCGTCTCCAAGGACGGATGAACGCGACAATGCGGTTCTTGGTCTGGGGAACAATACCTCTAGGGGCGATTGCTGGTGGACTACTGGGAGAATTTCTGGGACTACGGACCGCGATTGGGATAGCCATACTCGGGGGCTCGTTGGCGTTTCTCTGGGTTCTATTTTCCCCTGTCCGTTCGCTCAAGACAATACCTCAGCACACGGAATAG
- a CDS encoding aldo/keto reductase, producing the protein MLYRLLGKTGESIPIVGQGTWGMGGEMGPNSATDKASVEAIRLGLQLGMNLIDTAEMYGAGHSEEVVAQALEGRREQVFLASKVSPRHFAYDDVLYSARMSLKRLNRKQMDLYQLHWPNPKIPIAETMRAMEKLVNDGLIRFIGVSNFSIEQLREAQESLSHEKIVSNQIEYSLVDRSPESGLLDHCQKESVTVIAYSPLGQGKIPRGKGPAFKVLDEIATRHSRSRNQVALAWVLQHDNVVAIPKASDNGHVRENANVADWKLPSEEQTRLNVAFS; encoded by the coding sequence TTGCTGTATAGACTCCTCGGTAAGACAGGCGAGTCTATTCCGATTGTCGGGCAAGGGACCTGGGGAATGGGCGGAGAGATGGGTCCCAACTCTGCCACAGACAAGGCCTCGGTTGAAGCTATCAGGCTCGGACTTCAACTTGGAATGAATCTCATCGATACTGCGGAGATGTATGGTGCGGGCCACAGCGAGGAGGTTGTGGCTCAAGCGCTCGAGGGACGCCGCGAACAGGTCTTCCTCGCCTCCAAGGTTTCTCCACGCCACTTCGCATACGATGACGTTCTATATTCTGCCCGGATGAGCTTGAAGAGGCTAAACCGAAAACAGATGGACCTCTACCAGCTGCACTGGCCGAACCCGAAGATTCCCATCGCCGAGACAATGCGGGCAATGGAGAAGCTCGTGAACGATGGTCTAATCCGGTTTATCGGAGTAAGCAATTTCTCCATTGAACAGTTGAGGGAGGCGCAAGAGTCTCTCTCGCATGAGAAGATAGTTTCCAACCAGATCGAATACAGCCTAGTCGACAGAAGCCCTGAAAGCGGACTCCTCGATCATTGTCAAAAGGAAAGCGTGACCGTCATCGCGTACAGCCCGCTGGGTCAAGGAAAGATTCCGAGGGGAAAGGGCCCAGCATTCAAAGTCCTCGATGAAATCGCAACGAGGCATAGTCGATCCCGAAACCAAGTCGCCCTAGCCTGGGTCTTACAGCATGATAATGTCGTAGCGATACCGAAGGCATCCGACAATGGCCACGTACGAGAAAACGCAAATGTCGCGGACTGGAAACTCCCCAGCGAAGAGCAAACTAGACTGAATGTCGCGTTCTCTTAA
- the hemC gene encoding hydroxymethylbilane synthase — MFLKVGVRNSRLSLTQTDHVVDRIRQKNPGLKIDRKIIESSSDRDSRRSLFFLELKGSFDREVDEAVSEGRIDFAVHNMKDVPVSYRNTRLVIACVPERGSPAEVLVSDTDMQLKDLPKGSRIGTSSPIRVAQLRRARPDVKPEPLFGNVETRIERMDRGEFDAVILAEAGLARLGMAERISERLSIDDFIPAPGQGALAIVARRDNLKVIETLMSIEDPATRAEINAERELVRSLEETSKVPVAGLAEARGDRIQIRACILSVDGKERVFAQRTGLTADGLKLAHEMREELVANGASRIEETWRNAHR, encoded by the coding sequence ATATTTCTCAAGGTCGGAGTCCGGAACAGCAGGCTATCTCTGACTCAGACCGATCATGTAGTTGATCGGATTAGGCAAAAGAATCCAGGTTTGAAGATCGATCGGAAGATCATTGAGAGTTCTAGTGACAGGGATTCGAGGAGGTCGTTGTTCTTTCTAGAACTGAAGGGATCGTTCGACAGGGAGGTTGACGAAGCGGTCTCGGAGGGGAGAATCGACTTCGCAGTCCACAACATGAAGGACGTCCCTGTCAGCTACAGGAATACTCGACTTGTAATCGCGTGTGTTCCGGAGAGAGGATCGCCAGCTGAGGTGCTCGTTAGCGATACGGACATGCAGTTGAAGGATCTGCCAAAGGGATCGAGGATTGGAACGAGTAGTCCGATCAGAGTTGCCCAGCTTAGACGAGCTAGGCCTGATGTGAAGCCTGAGCCACTGTTCGGAAACGTCGAGACAAGAATTGAGAGAATGGACAGGGGCGAGTTCGATGCGGTCATACTCGCTGAGGCTGGGCTAGCAAGGCTAGGTATGGCTGAGAGAATTTCAGAACGATTGTCAATCGACGATTTCATTCCGGCACCTGGTCAGGGAGCATTGGCGATTGTTGCACGCCGGGACAATCTGAAAGTTATCGAGACACTAATGAGCATAGAGGATCCGGCGACCAGGGCTGAGATAAACGCGGAAAGAGAACTCGTACGGAGTCTTGAGGAGACCAGCAAAGTTCCCGTGGCGGGGCTGGCGGAGGCAAGGGGAGACCGAATTCAGATAAGAGCGTGCATTCTCTCAGTTGACGGAAAAGAAAGAGTGTTCGCTCAGAGGACAGGGCTCACGGCTGACGGCCTAAAGCTCGCCCATGAGATGCGAGAGGAACTTGTCGCGAACGGTGCAAGCAGGATCGAGGAGACTTGGAGAAACGCGCACCGTTAA
- a CDS encoding O-methyltransferase, producing MAITYDYIDDYLYRIAQPRDLLLQKMEEEAESGAVPIIGPLVGRLLYNLARSSQSKKVLEIGTAIGYSGIWLGRAVAPLNGSVTTIDKDPERVKIAEKNIAEAKLQKFIKVLKGDALQILPTLKDEYDLVFLDSDKDIYLDAFKLSVIRLRRGGLFVADNTLWGGDVAKGGKSELTQTMIKFNKEVSRYPGLSTVIVPLRDGVLVGLKE from the coding sequence TTGGCCATAACATACGACTATATCGACGATTACCTGTACCGCATCGCCCAACCAAGAGATCTCCTTCTTCAGAAGATGGAGGAGGAAGCAGAGTCAGGAGCAGTCCCTATCATCGGACCCTTGGTCGGCCGGCTCCTCTACAACCTCGCTCGCAGCAGCCAGAGCAAGAAAGTCCTCGAAATAGGAACAGCCATCGGCTACTCAGGAATATGGCTCGGACGAGCAGTCGCACCACTCAACGGATCCGTCACAACCATCGACAAAGATCCCGAACGTGTCAAGATAGCTGAGAAGAACATTGCCGAGGCCAAGCTCCAGAAATTCATCAAGGTCCTCAAAGGAGACGCTCTACAGATTCTACCGACTCTCAAAGATGAATATGATCTGGTCTTCCTTGATTCTGACAAGGACATCTACTTGGACGCGTTCAAGTTGAGCGTGATAAGGCTCCGGAGAGGCGGATTATTCGTCGCTGACAACACATTGTGGGGTGGCGACGTTGCTAAAGGTGGCAAGTCAGAGCTGACCCAGACGATGATCAAGTTCAACAAGGAAGTATCCCGCTACCCAGGACTGTCGACAGTAATCGTTCCACTCCGCGACGGTGTCCTGGTCGGTTTGAAAGAGTAG
- a CDS encoding vitamin B12-dependent ribonucleotide reductase, whose translation MEIQQIPKVPQGEFRYQRSYTKPGVHPYDAVKWEIRDAVITDHKGQVIFEQKGVEVPSFWSQTATNIVASKYFRGRLGTPGRESSVKQLIGRVAGTIARWGRKGNYFLDEEEADNFESELTHILLHQMAAFNSPVWFNVGVEDRPQCSACFINSVQDDMRSIMQLAQTEGMLFKYGSGTGSNLSSLRSSKEHLSTGGKASGPVSFMKGFDAFAGVIKSGGRTRRAAKMVILNVDHPDIEEFIWSKAKEEKKAWALIDAGYDGAVDGEAYSSIFFQNANHSVRVTDEFMHAVTEDKEWKTRYITNHQVADVYKARNLMREMAEAAYICGDPGIQYDTIVNKWHPCPNTARINASNPCSEYMFLDDSACNLASLNLMKFRTLDGEFDVESFEHATDVVISAQEILVSNAGYPTQAIEKNSHDFRPLGLGYANLGALLMARGLPYDSDEGRNYAAAISALMSGRAYATSARIAKRLGPFKGYTVNEKPFLNVIDMHRAHAYKIPSEGVSEELLKAAMKSWDDALSLGERFGFKNAQISVIAPTGTIAFMMDCDTTGIEPDIALIKYKWLVGGGVIKIVNNTVPEALTKLGYSKTEATEILKYLEDHDTIEGARGLKQEHLAIFDCAFKPAKGTRSIHYMGHVKMMAAVQPFISGAISKTVNMPGNVSVDEIVETYITAWKMGLKAIAIYRDGSKRTQPLTTTIQDKSKAAEKTKEQVVFKPFRRRLPEEREAIIHKFSIAQNEGYLMVGLYDDNTPGEIFVVMSKEGSTISGLMDAFSTSISLALQYGVPLKVLVNKFTHTRFEPAGITTNQDIRFAKSVVDYIFRWLGLKFLPKEEQDALGLAKTTLENGTQVKLVEPVGAKAAAPAAAEMKPLEPPEFATPLASFDNQSDAPACENCGMIMVRAGSCYKCNNCGNTSGCG comes from the coding sequence ATGGAAATCCAACAAATACCGAAGGTTCCCCAAGGGGAATTCCGATATCAAAGGTCCTATACAAAGCCAGGAGTCCACCCATACGACGCTGTAAAATGGGAGATCAGGGACGCAGTCATAACAGACCACAAAGGACAGGTGATCTTCGAGCAAAAGGGCGTCGAAGTTCCCTCATTCTGGTCCCAGACCGCCACAAACATTGTCGCCTCGAAATATTTCCGAGGCAGACTCGGAACCCCTGGCAGAGAAAGTAGCGTCAAACAACTCATAGGCCGTGTCGCGGGAACAATCGCCCGCTGGGGCCGAAAAGGAAACTACTTCCTAGACGAAGAGGAAGCCGATAATTTCGAGTCAGAACTCACACACATCCTCCTCCACCAGATGGCTGCCTTCAACAGCCCCGTATGGTTCAACGTAGGAGTCGAAGACCGTCCGCAATGCTCTGCATGCTTCATCAATTCTGTTCAGGACGATATGCGATCGATAATGCAGCTCGCCCAGACAGAAGGCATGCTATTCAAGTACGGATCCGGAACAGGATCAAACCTCTCATCCCTCCGATCATCAAAAGAACACCTGTCAACAGGTGGAAAGGCAAGTGGCCCCGTCTCATTCATGAAGGGCTTTGACGCGTTCGCAGGCGTCATAAAATCCGGTGGACGAACCCGTCGAGCCGCAAAGATGGTCATTCTCAACGTCGACCATCCCGACATTGAGGAATTCATCTGGTCTAAGGCGAAAGAGGAGAAGAAGGCTTGGGCTCTAATCGACGCTGGCTACGACGGCGCCGTTGACGGAGAAGCTTACAGCTCTATCTTCTTCCAGAATGCCAACCACAGTGTTCGTGTCACAGACGAGTTCATGCACGCGGTGACGGAGGACAAGGAGTGGAAGACCCGATACATCACAAATCACCAGGTAGCGGATGTCTACAAGGCACGGAACCTGATGAGAGAAATGGCCGAGGCCGCTTACATCTGCGGCGACCCTGGAATCCAGTATGACACGATAGTCAACAAGTGGCACCCATGTCCGAACACGGCTCGGATCAACGCGTCCAACCCGTGCTCTGAATACATGTTTCTCGACGACTCCGCATGCAACCTCGCCTCACTGAACCTCATGAAGTTCAGAACCCTGGATGGAGAGTTCGATGTCGAATCTTTCGAACATGCAACCGATGTCGTGATCAGCGCCCAGGAGATTCTCGTCAGCAACGCAGGCTACCCTACCCAAGCCATAGAGAAGAATAGTCACGACTTTCGTCCGCTGGGACTTGGCTACGCAAACCTTGGCGCTCTGCTCATGGCGCGAGGCCTACCTTATGATAGCGACGAAGGCCGAAACTACGCCGCCGCCATATCTGCCCTGATGTCCGGCAGAGCATACGCAACATCCGCCCGGATCGCCAAGAGGTTAGGTCCGTTCAAGGGATACACTGTAAACGAGAAGCCCTTCCTCAACGTTATCGACATGCACCGGGCCCACGCATACAAGATTCCTTCCGAAGGAGTCTCAGAAGAGCTCTTGAAAGCAGCAATGAAGTCCTGGGATGACGCTCTCTCGTTAGGCGAGAGATTCGGATTCAAGAACGCCCAGATATCTGTCATCGCACCGACCGGAACGATCGCGTTCATGATGGACTGCGATACCACCGGCATCGAGCCCGACATCGCCCTGATCAAATACAAATGGCTCGTCGGAGGCGGCGTAATCAAGATCGTCAACAACACCGTCCCCGAAGCGCTAACAAAACTCGGCTATTCCAAGACCGAGGCCACTGAGATTCTCAAATATCTCGAAGACCACGATACCATCGAAGGCGCTCGAGGTCTCAAGCAAGAACACCTAGCCATTTTCGACTGCGCGTTCAAACCTGCGAAAGGAACGAGAAGCATACACTACATGGGTCATGTCAAGATGATGGCCGCCGTCCAACCCTTCATTTCCGGCGCCATATCCAAGACCGTGAACATGCCTGGCAATGTCTCCGTGGACGAAATAGTCGAGACCTACATCACCGCTTGGAAGATGGGATTGAAAGCCATCGCCATATACCGTGATGGCTCGAAGAGAACCCAGCCGCTAACCACAACCATCCAGGATAAGAGCAAAGCAGCCGAGAAGACGAAGGAGCAGGTGGTCTTCAAACCATTCCGACGTCGTCTCCCAGAAGAAAGAGAAGCGATAATCCACAAGTTCTCTATCGCGCAGAACGAAGGCTATCTGATGGTGGGACTATACGACGACAACACGCCCGGTGAAATATTCGTGGTCATGTCGAAAGAAGGCAGCACGATCTCCGGACTAATGGACGCGTTCTCAACCTCCATCTCCCTAGCCCTGCAATACGGCGTCCCACTGAAAGTTCTTGTGAACAAGTTCACACACACACGATTCGAACCTGCCGGCATAACCACCAACCAGGATATCCGATTCGCAAAGTCCGTAGTCGACTACATCTTCAGATGGCTAGGCTTGAAATTCCTTCCAAAAGAAGAACAGGACGCTCTCGGACTCGCCAAGACAACGCTTGAGAACGGAACCCAGGTCAAACTTGTTGAGCCCGTTGGTGCAAAGGCAGCGGCCCCGGCAGCCGCAGAGATGAAACCTCTCGAGCCTCCCGAATTTGCTACTCCTCTCGCGAGCTTCGATAACCAGTCTGACGCGCCTGCGTGTGAGAACTGTGGGATGATAATGGTCCGAGCAGGATCCTGTTACAAGTGCAACAACTGCGGCAACACAAGCGGTTGCGGCTAG
- a CDS encoding NfeD family protein, with amino-acid sequence MSAIDVVLYGIIAVIAGGLVIWFLFYAFSGQTKPPSNLTQETLKRLVGSTGRATSDISESTGTVLVNSEEYSAKTSQGTIQKGTQVRVKETDGFTLMVEKA; translated from the coding sequence ATGAGCGCCATCGATGTAGTGCTGTACGGAATCATCGCTGTAATTGCCGGAGGCCTCGTCATCTGGTTCCTGTTCTACGCGTTTTCGGGCCAGACAAAGCCGCCCTCTAACCTAACTCAAGAAACTCTCAAGAGACTGGTGGGATCAACTGGTCGCGCCACGTCCGACATTTCAGAATCTACTGGCACAGTGCTCGTGAACAGCGAAGAATACTCAGCCAAAACGTCGCAGGGGACAATACAAAAAGGGACTCAAGTGAGAGTTAAGGAAACTGACGGGTTTACGCTAATGGTCGAGAAAGCGTAG